One Salarias fasciatus chromosome 9, fSalaFa1.1, whole genome shotgun sequence DNA segment encodes these proteins:
- the LOC115394006 gene encoding sialoadhesin-like produces the protein MPVLSFMWALCVNMMTVNMFLSLFFLSGAADACDYPSDLDVKTPQKMEALSGSCLKIPCSFENREEFDGTRETSAVWIRDHPYGHKKPEVYVVYDSTKADNKYPMKITGNLHEKNCNTEFFNLTTDYKDTYYFRIINEPFKATAVCDPLEITVKDSPPRPTLQVSGDQNELKEKESVTITCSAPTPCPHLPPRLTWSLQQDAHSQTEENTDGTLTTKIQQNITLSDQHDGFKLSCSAVYPVDGGEAVKTPVAELTLRVSYAPKDTSASISPSGLVSAGSWVNLSCSSRARPAVSYTWFKISDHGAVRVSEGDFYSFNVTEGGVYYCVAANDLGRQTSEQIHLLRKAGPSLHLNTLIGVVIGIIVFICLLLGVYIFMCWRRKKNTSSTVHVGQSQTGEELAAEEPAEKPQQEGENIHYGEIHFSKQKPEPSSKSEIRSKQEDTVYAEVRGQPGNSSTHTADHLGDLNGLYAEVKKK, from the exons atgcCGGTGCTGAGCTTCATGTGGGCTCTGTGTGTGAACATGATgacagtcaacatgtttctgagtctcttctttctctcag GTGCTGCGGATGCTTGTGATTATCCATCAGATCTGGATGttaaaacaccacagaagatGGAGGCTCTGAGTGGATCCTGTTTAAAAATTCCATGTAGCTTTGAGAATAGGGAGGAGTTTGATGGAACAAGAGAAACTTCTGCAGTGTGGATCAGAGATCATCCTTATGGGCATAAAAAACCTGAGGTTTATGTGGTTTATGACAGTACAAAGGCAGACAACAAATATCCCATGAAGATTACAGGAAACCTCCATGAGAAAAACTGCAATACTgagttttttaatttaaccacagATTACAAAGACACATACTACTTCAGGATCATCAACGAGCCTTTTAAAGCAACAGCTGTTTGCGATCCTCTTGAGATCACAGTTAAAG ATTCTCCTCCGAGGCCCACATTACAAGTCTCAGGTGATCAGAAtgagctgaaggagaaggagtctgTCACTATAACCTGCTCAGCTCCCACTCCCTGTCCACACCtccctcctcgactcacctgGAGCCTCCAACAAGACGCTCACAgccaaacagaggaaaacactgatggAACTTTAACCACTaagatccagcagaacatcaCTCTGTCAGACCAACATGATGGATTCAagctcagctgctctgctgtgtatcctgttgatggaggagaagctgtgaaaacaccTGTGGCAGAGCTCACTCTCAGAGTTTCTT atGCTCCTAAAGACacgtcagcctccatcagtccatcaggtTTGGTGTCTGCAGGGAGCTGGGTGAAcctgagctgctccagcagagccagacCTGCTGTCAGCTACACCTGGTTCAAGATCAGTGATCATGGAGCAGTCAGAGTGTCTGAAGGAGACTTTTACAGCTTTAATGTGACGGAAGGAGGAGTTTATTACTGTGTGGCTGCAAATGATCTGGGACGTCAGACTTCAGAACAGATTCATCTTTTGAGAAAAGCAG GTCCTTCTCTGCATCTGAACACCCTGATTGGAGTAGTTATTGGGATCATCGTGTTCATCTGCCTGCTGCTCGGTGTTTA CATCTTCATGtgttggaggagaaaaaagaacaCAAGTTCAACTGTGCATGTGGGTCAG agtCAGACAGGTGAAGAGCTGGCTGCTGAAGAGCCTGCAGAAAAACCTCAGCAAGAGGGAGAAAACATCCACTATGGAGAGATCCACTTCTCCAAGCAGAAACCTGAACCGTCCTCCAAGTCTGAGATCAGAAGCAAGCAGGAGGACACTGTGTacgcagaggtcagaggtcagccggGAAACAGCTCCACGCACACTGCTGACCACCTCGGGGATCTCAACGGTCTTTACGCTGaagtgaagaagaaatga